A window of Paenibacillus polygoni contains these coding sequences:
- a CDS encoding WXG100 family type VII secretion target: protein MSRILVPPEVLIRVSDEAARAAEELETIKSFLDQQIRGLMASWDGTASARFFVDFQRINFEMNKTIEQLRIISQDLKSIALRFIQADESIEHWNTASAASNNTEVNTFQDHAEDFWQGFQSGAKSIGSSLIDTATSLVEDPLSTVGDMAYNATIGTAEEIIDTAVWGGKMIFDADTREKFAEDVEDSGGTSNYLGQQAAVFLAGLTTRRIGLKAHPNFKHDSGGDGGKSTGGMMGTGVSHETIINSATQAKKGGETVVGHALQKHAGRNPEIWGKVKGGSDQINQTAKKHLEGIINAPGDFVKVTNDRGITFLEKKLPDGRGVRLNKDGTFKGFIDQ from the coding sequence ATGTCTAGAATACTTGTTCCGCCTGAGGTGCTGATCCGAGTTTCGGATGAAGCTGCAAGGGCTGCGGAAGAACTAGAAACGATCAAAAGCTTTTTGGACCAACAGATTAGGGGCTTGATGGCATCCTGGGATGGGACGGCAAGTGCCCGATTTTTCGTGGATTTTCAGCGAATCAACTTCGAAATGAATAAAACAATTGAACAACTTAGAATCATTAGCCAGGATTTGAAAAGCATTGCCCTCCGATTTATTCAGGCAGATGAAAGCATAGAACATTGGAATACAGCATCTGCTGCAAGCAACAACACCGAAGTAAACACGTTTCAGGATCATGCAGAGGATTTTTGGCAGGGGTTTCAGTCTGGAGCAAAGTCTATAGGGAGTTCGTTGATAGATACAGCTACATCTTTGGTTGAAGACCCACTTAGCACAGTGGGAGATATGGCCTATAATGCAACCATTGGAACCGCAGAAGAAATCATCGATACTGCGGTTTGGGGAGGCAAAATGATCTTCGATGCAGACACGCGGGAGAAGTTCGCCGAAGATGTTGAAGATTCGGGCGGTACATCCAACTATTTGGGACAACAGGCTGCCGTTTTTCTGGCTGGCTTGACCACGCGACGGATTGGCCTCAAGGCTCATCCTAATTTCAAGCATGATTCGGGTGGAGATGGAGGGAAGAGTACTGGGGGGATGATGGGTACTGGTGTTAGTCATGAAACCATTATTAACTCAGCAACACAGGCTAAAAAAGGTGGAGAGACTGTTGTAGGACATGCTCTTCAAAAACATGCAGGGAGAAATCCTGAAATTTGGGGTAAAGTTAAGGGTGGTTCAGACCAAATTAATCAGACAGCAAAGAAGCATTTGGAGGGAATTATTAATGCTCCGGGGGATTTTGTTAAAGTTACAAACGATAGGGGAATCACATTCCTAGAAAAGAAATTACCTGATGGTCGGGGAGTAAGACTAAATAAAGACGGAACATTTAAGGGCTTTATTGACCAATAG